A genomic region of Pseudomonas frederiksbergensis contains the following coding sequences:
- a CDS encoding tail fiber assembly protein: protein MKRVYSTGTGGNYLVGFHQEIPDDAREIPDELYDAAFANPDSGKVRGPDVDGLPTMIDAPQPTAEEILAAATVAAVTERDRLLAYATLRINPLQDAVDLDEASAQEAALLKAWKQYRVALNRIESQQAFPTDITWPLTPSNE from the coding sequence ATGAAAAGAGTCTACAGTACGGGTACTGGCGGGAATTACCTGGTGGGGTTTCACCAAGAAATTCCCGATGATGCGAGAGAGATACCTGATGAACTTTACGATGCGGCTTTTGCTAACCCTGATTCGGGTAAGGTCCGGGGACCTGATGTAGATGGCCTGCCAACGATGATTGATGCTCCGCAACCTACGGCCGAAGAGATATTGGCCGCTGCGACAGTGGCAGCCGTCACAGAGCGTGACCGTCTGTTGGCTTACGCGACACTTCGTATCAACCCGCTTCAAGACGCCGTCGACCTTGACGAAGCATCGGCTCAGGAAGCTGCACTGCTCAAAGCATGGAAGCAATATCGAGTGGCGCTGAATCGTATTGAGAGCCAGCAGGCATTTCCGACCGACATCACTTGGCCGTTAACCCCTTCGAATGAGTAG
- a CDS encoding gp53-like domain-containing protein, whose translation MQKIGDSTNTANAAGEYTEGSPGAGVSPTLIKAGWLNAIQRELVNLVNGAGIPLNPADDLQVFKAVKALAGAAYVQATELLHGVTKIATKEQVAAGTDDSTTVTPKKLAKALADLWRQATESLYGVTKIATEEQVAAGANDSTTVTPKKLAKALADLWRQATESLYGVTKIATEEQVAAGANDSTTVTPKKLAKALADLWQQATEARFGVVRLASQAGVNAGIDDASAVTPKTLRWGFLVSLSPNGYIVFPTWLFGWTLQWGTAVTVPSGSSSTTSFPIAFPNACFKPLLTLNAAANLSSNYSGGVSWAREKLHIFHYSDSGSSATYNYWAVGY comes from the coding sequence ATGCAAAAAATTGGCGATAGCACCAATACAGCGAACGCTGCGGGGGAGTACACAGAGGGTAGTCCTGGAGCCGGTGTTAGTCCTACTCTGATCAAGGCCGGTTGGTTGAATGCTATTCAACGAGAGCTGGTTAACCTGGTAAACGGTGCAGGTATTCCACTTAATCCGGCTGATGACCTGCAAGTCTTCAAGGCAGTAAAGGCTTTGGCGGGGGCGGCGTATGTTCAGGCCACCGAGTTGCTTCACGGTGTGACCAAAATCGCAACCAAGGAGCAGGTGGCTGCCGGTACTGATGACTCCACGACCGTTACCCCTAAGAAGCTGGCTAAAGCCCTTGCGGACCTCTGGCGGCAGGCCACTGAGTCGCTTTACGGTGTGACCAAAATCGCAACCGAAGAGCAGGTGGCTGCCGGTGCTAATGATTCCACGACCGTTACCCCCAAGAAGCTGGCTAAAGCCCTTGCGGACCTCTGGCGGCAGGCCACTGAGTCGCTTTACGGTGTGACCAAAATCGCAACCGAAGAGCAGGTGGCTGCCGGTGCTAATGATTCCACGACCGTTACCCCTAAGAAGCTGGCTAAAGCCCTTGCGGACCTCTGGCAGCAGGCCACCGAGGCACGATTCGGTGTTGTGAGGCTCGCAAGCCAGGCAGGAGTCAACGCAGGTATTGACGATGCATCGGCGGTGACACCGAAGACGCTACGTTGGGGCTTTTTAGTAAGTCTTTCTCCCAACGGCTACATCGTTTTCCCGACCTGGCTTTTTGGGTGGACTCTCCAGTGGGGAACAGCAGTCACTGTGCCAAGCGGTAGCAGTAGCACCACCAGCTTCCCGATAGCGTTCCCCAATGCTTGTTTTAAACCTTTACTGACGCTGAATGCTGCTGCGAATTTGTCTTCGAACTACAGCGGTGGAGTGTCGTGGGCAAGGGAAAAGCTACACATCTTCCACTATTCCGATAGCGGTTCGTCAGCAACCTATAACTACTGGGCTGTTGGTTATTAA
- a CDS encoding DUF6124 family protein — MNNVTTNPPENPSTSPYASNDSRKLHDAAERALDHHLKPPFDKGNLPDKRPSNIFAVIPDLDNETLLAHASETLASLNVLASDLAFELEGTRRHVALAIQQMISLGELLVNRALDNFDQPEAP, encoded by the coding sequence ATGAACAACGTCACTACAAATCCCCCTGAAAACCCAAGCACTTCCCCTTACGCCTCCAACGACTCCAGAAAACTCCACGACGCCGCCGAGCGCGCGCTGGATCACCACCTCAAACCACCGTTCGACAAGGGCAACCTACCCGACAAACGTCCCTCCAACATCTTCGCGGTCATCCCCGATCTGGACAACGAAACCCTGCTGGCCCACGCCTCGGAAACGCTGGCGTCGCTGAATGTATTAGCCAGTGATTTGGCGTTTGAACTGGAAGGTACGCGCCGGCATGTGGCGCTGGCGATTCAGCAAATGATCTCGCTGGGGGAACTGTTGGTGAATCGGGCGCTGGATAATTTCGATCAGCCAGAGGCGCCGTAG